The Bacteroidia bacterium genome includes the window GAATTTCCTTAAAAATCTTTGCTTCTAAACAAGCCTGCAAAGCTTTTTCAGTGAAATTATGCGGGTCGCTACCGCCAAAACAAATAAAAGCATTTTCAATTTTTTCAATAGTATGCTCTTGTTGAGCCGCCTCTAAAAATGGTTTTCTCAAAAGAGCATATTCCAAGCCCAAACAAAGTTTTGTATATGGCTCGCAAGAATAATCTGTTTCTTTCACCCCTCCTGCGTGATTAATCACCACATCAGCTACAAAATGCCAAGCGTGCAAATCATCAATACAAACTAATTTTACACCTGTGTTTTTGATAATCCTTTGATATTCTGTCTGAAAATTATAGCCGTCTAAAACCACCACCTCCTTACCTGTAAGGAAATTTTTGGCAATATAACGAGCCTCTGCAAGATAATCAGTAGTTGAAGGCAAAACTATAATGTTTTCTGTAACTTCCTGAATTTGAGCCAGCACTTCTGTCGAAGGCTCTTGTATAAGGACGTAAATCTCAAAATGTTCTTTGAGCATATCGGCAAGAGCCAAACTACGTGTAATATGCCCTAAGCCTATCTGTGCGTTTCCATCTGCACGGAAGTATATTTTACCTATTCTCTTCATCAAAAAACGTAAAAATTTTTTCTATTACGTAGTTTTGTTCACTTTCGGAGAGGGTGGGATATATAGGTAAAGACAAGCATTTTTCATAGTATTTTTCTACCTCTGGTAAATCGCCTTTTTTCCAGCCTAATGCTTGGTAATAGGGCTGCCAATGCACAGGAATATAATGAACTTGACAGAAAATGTTTTGCGTTCGCAGAAAATTATACAATTCTTTGCGTTTTTCGGTTTGTATAACATATAAATGATACGAATTACCTTCGTGGAAAGGGGCTTTCTGAATAAATTTATGATTTTCAAATGCTTTGTCGTAATGTTGAGCAATTTTTTTACGTTTCTGCAAATTTTCATCGACTCTTTTGAGTTGTGAAATACCTAAGGCGGCTTGAAAATCAGTGAGTCTGTAATTGTAGCCTAAGGTTTGCATTTCGTAATACCAGCCGCCGTGATTTTCGAACAAAAGTTTAGGGTTTTTGGTAATACCGTGTGTTCGCAGGAGTAAAAGTTTTTCGTAAATATCTTTGCGATTGGTCGTTATCATCCCACCTTCACCGCAGGTAATATGCTTTACTGGATGAAAAGAAAAAATAGCAGCATCAGCAAAATTCCCATTTCCACAAGTCTGCTTTTGTCCTTTACTATCCAAAAAATAGCTCCCAAGAGCATGACAACTATCCTCCAAAATCCACAGGTTATATCTTTGAGCTAATTGCTTGTACCGCTCCAAGTCTACAGGGTATCCTGCAAAATCAACGGGGATAATTCCTTGAAAAAAGCCTTTGGGCTTGGATAAAATTAAGGCTTCTACCTTATCGACATCTAAGGTAAGTGTATCAG containing:
- the pseG gene encoding UDP-2,4-diacetamido-2,4,6-trideoxy-beta-L-altropyranose hydrolase — translated: MKRIGKIYFRADGNAQIGLGHITRSLALADMLKEHFEIYVLIQEPSTEVLAQIQEVTENIIVLPSTTDYLAEARYIAKNFLTGKEVVVLDGYNFQTEYQRIIKNTGVKLVCIDDLHAWHFVADVVINHAGGVKETDYSCEPYTKLCLGLEYALLRKPFLEAAQQEHTIEKIENAFICFGGSDPHNFTEKALQACLEAKIFKEIHVVVGSAYPYFEQIKNLTNHEKNIFLYQNLNAQDLCNVMKKCHLGIVPASSVAIELWFIRMKVVMVIMTALNQKEIYQGLIQKANFVGFINSFPSPNDIIQIILSHNSDSASEHLQKKNSLKSIFYS
- the pseC gene encoding UDP-4-amino-4,6-dideoxy-N-acetyl-beta-L-altrosamine transaminase gives rise to the protein MNPIHYGKQEITAEDVAAVLETLQSDFLTQGPKIAEFEQKFADYIGAKYAIAVANGTAALHLSALALGVNEKSNVIVSPLTFVASANCIRYCGGNVFFADINPDTLTLDVDKVEALILSKPKGFFQGIIPVDFAGYPVDLERYKQLAQRYNLWILEDSCHALGSYFLDSKGQKQTCGNGNFADAAIFSFHPVKHITCGEGGMITTNRKDIYEKLLLLRTHGITKNPKLLFENHGGWYYEMQTLGYNYRLTDFQAALGISQLKRVDENLQKRKKIAQHYDKAFENHKFIQKAPFHEGNSYHLYVIQTEKRKELYNFLRTQNIFCQVHYIPVHWQPYYQALGWKKGDLPEVEKYYEKCLSLPIYPTLSESEQNYVIEKIFTFFDEENR